A stretch of the Alnus glutinosa chromosome 6, dhAlnGlut1.1, whole genome shotgun sequence genome encodes the following:
- the LOC133871422 gene encoding uncharacterized protein LOC133871422 yields MEGNPNRAEAERLLGIAEKLLQTRDLTGSRDFAILAQETEPLLEGSDQILAVADVLLAAEKRINNHHDWYAILQLDRRSDDQDLIKKQYRRLALLLHPDKNKFPLADQAFKLVADAWAVFNDRSKKSLYDNELSLFSKVDLAAQQSKLPVRRSQHPGDKRSQQNRESPEDQRLRLSSFWTMCPYCYNLYEYPRVYEGCCLRCQNCRRGFHAVLIPSLPPQVSGQEAYYCCWGVFPMGFAIGNSDNVAKSAAVAESGYPNWMPPLFHQAPPQGSGGNGARPPLVQAENVSASGFPPKKRGRPRKNLVPA; encoded by the coding sequence ATGGAAGGGAATCCCAACAGAGCCGAAGCCGAGCGATTACTGGGAATCGCCGAGAAGCTCCTGCAGACTCGAGATCTAACCGGGTCGAGAGACTTCGCCATCCTAGCCCAGGAGACGGAGCCCCTTCTGGAAGGCTCGGACCAGATCCTGGCCGTGGCGGACGTGCTCCTCGCGGCGGAGAAGCGCATAAACAACCATCATGACTGGTACGCGATCCTCCAGCTCGACCGCCGCTCCGATGACCAGGACCTCATTAAGAAGCAGTATCGCCGCCTCGCGCTGCTTCTCCACCCGGACAAGAACAAGTTCCCCCTCGCGGATCAGGCCTTCAAACTTGTCGCCGACGCCTGGGCCGTCTTCAACGACCGCTCCAAGAAGTCCCTCTACGACAACGAGCTCAGCCTCTTCTCCAAGGTCGATCTCGCCGCGCAGCAGTCGAAATTGCCGGTCCGCCGGAGCCAGCACCCGGGCGACAAGAGGAGCCAGCAGAATAGAGAGAGCCCGGAGGATCAACGGCTGAGATTGTCGAGCTTCTGGACGATGTGCCCGTACTGCTACAACCTCTACGAGTACCCTAGGGTTTACGAGGGCTGTTGCCTGCGGTGCCAGAACTGCCGCAGGGGCTTCCACGCGGTGCTCATCCCGTCGTTGCCGCCGCAAGTGTCGGGCCAGGAGGCCTACTATTGCTGCTGGGGGGTCTTTCCAATGGGCTTCGCGATCGGAAATTCGGATAATGTGGCGAAAAGCGCCGCCGTGGCTGAATCGGGATATCCGAATTGGATGCCGCCGTTGTTTCACCAGGCTCCGCCGCAAGGGAGCGGTGGGAATGGCGCGAGACCGCCGTTGGTGCAGGCGGAAAACGTTTCGGCTTCGGGATTCCCCCCGAAGAAGAGAGGAAGGCCCCGGAAAAATCTAGTGCCAGCCTGA